A genomic region of Alistipes megaguti contains the following coding sequences:
- a CDS encoding glycoside hydrolase family 57 protein yields the protein MKTVCLYFQVHQPWRLKKYRFFNMGKDHNYLDDLQNRAIMQKVARQCYLPMNALLLKLIKENKSKFRCSFSITGSAIEQMKAFAPEVLESFKELAATGCVEFLAETYSHSLASLASKEDFEEQVKLHVNLIKKEFGVKPTAFRNTELIYSDEIGAMVAGMGFRTMLAEGAKHVLGWKSPNYVYANAIDQKLRLLLRNYKLSDDIAFRFSNRSWDQWPLTADKYVGWLASEDTPGEVINLFMDYETFGEHQTADTGIFEFMRALPKAILAKKNGLEFATVTEAAKKHQPVAVLHCPHVMSWADEERDVTAWLGNELQNEAFSKLYAQKEKVKALKSPDFDYVWSFMQTSDHFYYMATKWLSDGDVHSYFNPYDSAYDAFINYMNVLSDFIIELDKALAVKNAKKA from the coding sequence ATGAAAACCGTTTGCCTCTACTTTCAGGTACATCAGCCCTGGCGTCTGAAAAAGTACCGCTTCTTCAACATGGGCAAGGACCATAACTACCTGGATGACCTGCAGAACCGTGCCATCATGCAGAAGGTCGCCCGGCAGTGCTATCTGCCGATGAACGCCCTGCTGCTGAAGCTCATCAAGGAGAACAAGAGCAAGTTCCGCTGCTCGTTCTCGATCACCGGCAGCGCCATCGAGCAGATGAAGGCCTTCGCCCCCGAAGTCCTCGAATCGTTCAAGGAGCTCGCCGCTACGGGATGCGTGGAGTTCCTGGCCGAAACCTACTCCCACTCGCTCGCCTCGCTCGCCTCAAAGGAGGATTTCGAAGAGCAGGTCAAACTCCACGTCAACCTCATCAAGAAGGAGTTCGGTGTCAAGCCCACCGCCTTCCGCAACACGGAGCTGATCTACTCGGACGAGATCGGCGCCATGGTCGCCGGCATGGGATTCCGCACGATGCTGGCCGAAGGCGCCAAGCACGTCCTGGGTTGGAAATCCCCCAACTACGTCTATGCCAACGCCATCGACCAGAAACTGCGCCTGCTGCTGCGCAACTACAAACTCTCGGACGACATCGCCTTCCGCTTCTCGAACCGCAGCTGGGACCAGTGGCCGCTGACGGCCGACAAGTATGTCGGATGGCTCGCCTCGGAGGATACCCCCGGCGAGGTGATCAACCTCTTCATGGATTACGAAACCTTCGGTGAGCACCAGACGGCCGATACCGGCATCTTCGAGTTCATGCGTGCCCTGCCGAAGGCCATCCTGGCCAAGAAGAACGGACTCGAATTCGCGACCGTCACCGAAGCGGCCAAGAAACATCAACCCGTAGCCGTACTCCACTGCCCGCACGTGATGTCGTGGGCCGACGAGGAGCGTGACGTGACCGCATGGCTGGGCAACGAACTTCAGAACGAGGCTTTCTCGAAACTCTATGCCCAGAAGGAGAAGGTCAAGGCGCTGAAGAGTCCCGATTTCGACTACGTATGGAGCTTCATGCAGACCTCCGACCACTTCTATTATATGGCCACGAAGTGGCTCTCGGACGGCGACGTGCACTCCTACTTCAACCCCTATGACTCGGCTTACGATGCCTTCATCAACTACATGAACGTCCTCTCGGACTTTATCATCGAGTTGGATAAGGCGCTGGCCGTCAAAAATGCCAAAAAAGCATAA
- a CDS encoding helix-turn-helix domain-containing protein, whose amino-acid sequence MKKFPPTGSCPVRDVLSRIGDKWSMLVLLTLHANGTMRFNEIHRSLEDISHRMLTVTLRMLEADGLIAREVFAEVPPRVEYRLTERGSSLLPHIFGLVEWAQANKASIFEERARH is encoded by the coding sequence TTGAAAAAATTTCCTCCCACGGGGAGTTGTCCGGTTCGGGATGTTCTGAGTCGGATCGGGGACAAGTGGTCGATGCTCGTTCTGCTGACACTGCACGCCAACGGAACGATGCGTTTCAACGAGATTCACCGTTCGCTGGAGGATATTTCGCACCGGATGCTGACCGTCACGCTGCGGATGCTGGAGGCCGACGGGCTGATCGCGCGCGAGGTTTTTGCCGAGGTCCCGCCGCGGGTCGAGTACCGCCTCACCGAGCGGGGATCGAGTCTGTTGCCCCACATCTTCGGACTGGTGGAGTGGGCTCAGGCCAACAAAGCCTCGATTTTCGAGGAGCGTGCCCGTCATTGA
- a CDS encoding DJ-1/PfpI family protein: MAKKVAVAAVNPVNGMGLFQYLEAFYENKIPYKVFAVAPTREIRTNSGVTLTVDGVIADLKGHEEEYDALVFACGDAVPVFAQHASDPWNQDLMAVLKRFGEKGKLMIGHCAAGLMFGFAGIAAGKRVAVHPMAKAGVQGPIATDAPSEIDGNYFTAQQEHTIPTMIDRVIEALK, from the coding sequence ATGGCCAAGAAAGTTGCAGTTGCAGCCGTCAATCCCGTAAACGGGATGGGGCTGTTCCAGTATCTGGAAGCATTTTATGAAAACAAGATTCCCTACAAGGTATTCGCCGTAGCCCCCACGCGGGAGATCCGCACCAACTCGGGCGTCACACTGACTGTCGACGGAGTGATCGCCGATCTGAAAGGACACGAGGAGGAGTACGATGCGCTGGTTTTCGCCTGCGGAGATGCCGTTCCGGTCTTCGCCCAGCACGCCTCGGATCCCTGGAATCAGGATCTGATGGCCGTATTGAAGCGTTTCGGGGAGAAAGGCAAACTGATGATCGGCCACTGCGCCGCCGGACTGATGTTCGGATTCGCCGGCATCGCCGCCGGAAAACGCGTCGCCGTACACCCGATGGCCAAGGCCGGTGTGCAGGGGCCGATTGCCACCGACGCTCCGTCGGAGATCGACGGCAACTACTTCACCGCCCAGCAGGAGCACACCATTCCGACGATGATCGACCGCGTCATCGAGGCGTTGAAGTAG
- a CDS encoding AraC family transcriptional regulator, whose amino-acid sequence MAEHGKTTRGSGREGLHKVSISRIKKEMNNVFYLSDDLVITTLTADKNTTANYPTTVDGFTAIIMISGEAVVSIDMQNYTVRPNMIVFFNPDSIIRTVKCSPNAAAYLLAFSKSFVNEIQIDLSTSLPVYMRFGKAPVLEVTQQDVDEIRQLFLMIKTMLLSDKERYRHEIIRTLFTAAFYIITEINLREQPGEMKQGRCEVLFDEFMSLLQQYSKRERNVSFYAKQLNITPKYLSSVVKEVSGKTAARWIDESVILEAKALLKYSGMSIQEIAYHLNFSTQSFFGKYFKQHTGTSPSRYKRKG is encoded by the coding sequence ATGGCGGAACATGGCAAAACGACGCGCGGCAGCGGACGGGAAGGCCTTCATAAAGTCTCCATCTCCCGGATCAAGAAGGAGATGAACAATGTCTTCTATCTTTCGGACGATCTGGTCATCACGACGCTGACGGCCGACAAGAACACTACGGCCAACTATCCGACGACGGTCGACGGCTTCACGGCCATCATCATGATCTCCGGAGAAGCGGTTGTGTCGATCGACATGCAGAACTATACGGTGCGTCCCAATATGATCGTCTTCTTCAATCCCGATTCGATCATCCGCACGGTGAAATGCTCGCCGAATGCCGCCGCCTACCTGCTGGCCTTCTCCAAGTCGTTTGTCAACGAGATCCAGATTGACCTCTCGACTTCGCTTCCGGTCTACATGCGCTTTGGCAAAGCCCCGGTGCTGGAGGTGACGCAGCAGGATGTTGACGAGATCCGGCAGTTGTTTCTGATGATCAAGACGATGCTGTTGAGTGACAAGGAGCGCTATCGTCACGAGATCATCCGTACGCTCTTCACCGCGGCTTTCTATATCATCACGGAGATCAATCTGCGCGAGCAGCCCGGTGAGATGAAGCAGGGGCGCTGCGAGGTGCTTTTTGACGAGTTCATGTCGCTGCTGCAGCAGTACAGCAAACGCGAACGCAACGTCAGCTTCTACGCCAAGCAGTTGAACATCACGCCGAAGTACCTTTCGTCGGTGGTCAAGGAGGTGAGCGGCAAGACGGCGGCGCGGTGGATCGACGAATCGGTGATCCTCGAGGCCAAGGCCCTGTTGAAATATTCGGGGATGAGCATCCAGGAGATTGCCTACCACCTGAACTTTTCGACGCAATCCTTCTTCGGCAAGTATTTCAAGCAGCATACCGGCACTTCGCCTTCGCGCTACAAGCGCAAAGGGTAG